Part of the Sporosarcina sp. FSL K6-2383 genome is shown below.
TTTCCAGCTTAGATTGAGGATTTGATTCCACTAGAATATCTTCAATTGATACGCCTTTCTGATCTTTTTCTAGGCTCTCCTTTTGTTGCTCGCCCCCATCCTCATCAGAGGTCCTTCTTATATACTCTGTCACAAGGTGAATATATTCACTGTTCGTAGGCTTGGATCTAATTTCATTTATGTCATAACCAAGAATCGTGAAGATGGAGTCCCCACTTCCCCGTTTCCATGACACTTCGATTGCATGTCGAATGGAACGTTCCACTCTACTAGCAGTCGTATTATTCTTTTCTGCTATATGTGGATACAAATCTTTAGTAAGTCTCGATAGTAGCGAAGGCTCTTGATGAACCAACGTGATCGCTTCTTTTATATAGTTAGAGCCCTTAATATGGTCTGGTACTCCAAGTTCACGAACGATGGAAGAGACTTTTGGATTTATCTCAATGTTACGGTTAGCGTTATTGTTTGATCGTTTTGGCTTTTTCTGCTCATTCGTTCCCTTTATCTCTTTTCTTTTAAAACCCTCGAAATAAGAGTACTCCGCCAAGTCACTAATGAGTTCTACTATATATTCGTGATCGTTATAATCAATTGCTTTTTGAATTCGCTTGAACGTTTTTCCGATTTTTTCTTCTACTGCTTTATTCACTTCCATGTAAATAACCTCCAAATATTATTTATCTCCAACGGAATAAGCTACTTGCATCCCGCTATCATTTGATCCTAAATGGGAAATTAATTATGAGATTCTTAGGTAACAGTTTATACATAATTATACACAATTGAATAGCTTACAGTATCGGTTAAGCGAAATTTAAGGGAGGAGATTAACTTTGGCGGAAAGAAGAAATAGGAGATTTCGTTTATGTATTTTGCCTGGCTATAATTGGTGTGGACCCGGTTGTAACGGACCCGGAGCGCCTATCAATGATGTCGATGCCGCCTGTAAAGCACATGATGACTGTTATCGTAGAGGTAGACATGCATGTGAATGTGACTATGAATTTCTCGAACGCTTACGTCCGAAAATAAACCCCTGTACACAAAAAGGTAGACACGCTCGTCTGCTTTATAATTATATGAGATTACAATCACGTATTACTTGCAGATTTTTTAACCGAGATGACAATCACTCAAACTATTAAGCATTCATCTGGATCTTATAAAGGTGGTGAACTTTTACTGAATTAAGTAAAAGGTTTATAAAATAATAAGTACCTGACTCTATAAACCCTTGGAGTCAGGTACTCATGCATTTTTAACGGTTTACTTCAAATCGAATATATGTCCGATCATCGAAGGAGCGATTGCCTTTTTGCAATCCCTTTGATGTTTTAAATTGTCGGAAACAAAGTGGATCGGTTGCAAGCAACTGGCTCAAAGCTACTTCAGTTTCAGCCAATGTCTCTTTGATGATTGGATAACCATCTGAAGCAAGGATCATTGTCTCTGCGTTTACAGGGACTTCAATAATCTTGACTCGAGAAAAATCCACATCAAACCCATTGATTACTTCAAACCCAAACTGATTATCTTTGTCATTTTGCAAATAGTATTGCTGCTTAATTAACGGTTTGATATAGTCCCATCCCGTATCATGCTCCATTAAATCCTCAAGGGTCTTCCCCTTTTTTAACTCTGTTTCTAAATACATCGCCCGCGCGTTGGCTGTAATTGCATCAATCGGCTTATCATTCGTATATAAACGCCCGTCAATCATACACTGTGAATCGCCTATCTGCCAGACCTCATGATAATATCGACTATAACAAATTAAACAAGCGGTCGGTGCCATCCAAGCGTTTTTTTCAATTTCCTCTGCCATACCAAATATCTGATAACGTCTTTGCAAATTTCCATTGATTTGTGCAATTAAATCAACCAACGTCACATCTTTTTGTACACCAAGCAACGTTTCCTGAATGACTTCTGCTGCAAACCTTCCAGGCGCTTTTCCTTCGATCAACCGGTCCGAGATATTCGTTGCCCCGTCAATCACTGCAACAAAATCAGGAGTGATGACGTACAGATCCTCGCACACTTCTGGTCGTCCAACCTTACCTTCATTCAATAATTCCACCATTGAGATTGTCATTCATTCATTACCTACTCTCTATTCTCATTAGCGCGAATCAATTGCTTCCACTCCGCTTCATCTTCACGCTTCAATAAGTGTCCGCTAGCTTCTAAACTTTCAAGAACAATTTTTTGATAATATGGAAAGTGCCGATAATGCCTTTGATAAGACTCACTTTGGATTATATTAATATTTGCTGGAATTGTAGAATTGGCTACTGCAAATGTGTTTAAGTGCTCTTTTTCTTGAATATATTGTAAAAATCGCTTCTTATATTCTGTGCTTTGATCATTTTTCTTAAAGACAATTAATCCATTGCCGTTTGGAATTAGCTTTTTCGTTTCAATTGGAAACGGCATAACCTGCCACTTAAACTTACTACCAATTAACTTTTCAATTAATTGCAGCTTATTTGAAGAGCTAAGTAAAATTCCTCCTTCACCATTAATAAAATCAGTTAGAGCTAAATGATTCTGGTGAAATAGAAATGCCTCATTATCTTCAATTAACGCTGATGCATTCATAACACTTCTTTGCGTATCTATGTTCATTAAATACCAAGGGTACAGATTATCTGCATTTACGATCCATTTAAATTTATGATTCGTGCTTCCAGATAGCTCTCTCGCTAATTCGAACACAGCCGGAAAACTGTCCAAAAAGTCTACCGCAAGTTGACTTTTTGATAGAAGTGCCTCATTGACAAATAACAACGGTACTTCATAGCTAATTGGCATTGCCCATAAATCATCAGCATATTGGAATCGTTTTTTAATCGCAGCTGGGAGCTCCTTTTCATACTCCGGTGATAAGTAATCCGTCACAGGAACAATTGCACCTGATTCAATCAGCGGAAAAATTCCATACCATGAGGGAATCTCTGCATAATCGGGTGGATTACCTGCAGACTGGGCTGCATAAAGTTCCTCTACTAATATGTTTGGATTTTTCACCAATTTGGTAATGACTTTAACGGCAGGATTTTCTTTTTCAAACTGCTTCGCAAGTTCGATCAACTCATGAGAATATAACCATAAAGTAATTTGATCATTATTCACAATCTCTTGATCAATCGTATTTTCCGGTTTTAAAGAATAAAGGAAAAATACACAAAGAAATAAGATCCCTATACTAATGACCAAAAATATCTTTTTCAATGTGATTCCTCCTATATTCGTTCGCTGAGTCAAGTTAAATCGGAATTCCCTTTTTCCCAGAAATAATCGTTACAATAATGAGTGATACGATCGTACTTAATGATAGAATCGTAGCGAGTGCAGCAGCTGTTCCAAAGTTTGCTGTGAACACCTCACTGTAGATTGCAACTGTGATTGTCGCAGTTGCACCGGCATATAAAACAATTGTAGAGCTTAGCTCATTGATGGTCGTCACCCAGCTTAAAATCGCACCTGATAGAACACCAGGTAGCATGAGAACAGCCGTTGTTTTAAAAAATGTCTTCATTGGTGGAACACCCAAACTAATCGATGCTTCTTCCACACTTTTATCAATTTGATGCAAAATAGCTGTACTAGACCGCATCGTATAGGGTAGTTTTCTAATGAAATAGGCAATCACTAAAATAATCCAAGTACCCGTTAGCGCAAACGGCGGTTTATTGAATGCAATGATTAAACTAATTCCCAACACCGTCCCTGGTATAACATAAGGAATCATGATCAATGTGTCTAGGAGAGCCGTTATCTTTGAACTTCTTCTGACAACAACATAGGATAATAATAGACCGGCAATAACCATTAAAGCAATCGCCACGCTGGCATATGTAAACGTATTTACAATCGCTTTGGGTACCCGGTAAAGTACTTCACGATAACTATCCAAACTAAACTGATTCATAAATACAGGCCCATTCGTTTTTAAAAACGAAGTCGTAATGACAGTCGCTTGTGGTATAATCGATACCCCAACAACAATACCAACATAAAGTAATGCAAAAAACTTTTGCAATGGCTTTAATTTAATCAGTGCCGGTGGTCTCATCGAACTCATCGTGAACGTTTTACGTGATACTAAGTAACGTTGCAAAAATAAGATACTCGTACTAACAGTAAGTAAAATCATACTAAGCGTACTGGCCATCGCCGGGTTTGAACCCATTTCACTAATGAATTGCTCATACGCTAAAATAGGTAATACCTTTATTCCCTGCCCCATCAACATCGGAGTACCAAAATCAGCAAATGAAGCCATAAACACCATCAATGCCCCTGTAGACAACGTTGGGAATATCAACGGAATTGTGACTGTTCTCATTTTCCCCCAGCGTGTACTCCCCAAACTTTCAGACGCTTCCTCCAATGAGGAATCTATCGTCTTCAATGCTCCCGATACATACAAATAAATATGTGGATAGAATTGAATCGTAAACACCCAAATCATACCATGCAAACCGTAAATAGACTTTGTATTCAAACCAATCCCATGGAAAAACTGAGTTAAAAAACCATTATTTCCAAGCATTAAAATCCATGAATAAGCACCAATAAATGGTGGAGAAAGCAATGTCAAAATGATCAGGATATGAATTGTTTTCTTAAACGGTATATCAAACCGTGCCATAATATAAGCCATTGGCAGTCCTATACAGATGGCAAAAATAGTGGCTAATGTACAAACAAATAAACTATTCGTTAACGCACCATAATAATATTTCAACGTAAAAAAGTCTTTATAGGTTTCCAATGTAAATGAACCATCTTGGTAGAAACTGTTAACAAAAATATTAAACAGTGGATATACCAAAAATAAAAGAACAAATAAAAAAGCTAATATTGTTACTAGATTCCAAAAATCCCATCGAAAAATCTTGTTTTTTCTAGACTTACGCACTTGTTTTTCCATGGAGATTCAATGCCTCCTCCCCATCCTCCGAATAAATAATCGCTTCTTCCGGATTAAGATACAATTCGATTGCGTCACCTAAGTTCATTAAATCGCGATAACTGACAGCGTGTTCATGAATGCTAATCATCTTACCTGAAGCAAGCTCTACGCTATACTCTACTTTCTCACCAAGAAACACAGCTTCTTTAACTGTTCCTCTGATAAACATATTTTCTTGCTGCTTAGCAGACTTTTTGATTATAATTTGTTCGGGTCTTACACTAAAAATCACTTTTCCGACATACGGCTTGTCGAGCACAATTGGATAATCGACTCCTTCAACCCGTATTGTTGACGCTTTCGTTAACTCAGCTTCTAAAAAATTTGTTGATCCGATAAAATTAGCAACGAATTTATTTTGTGGGCGTAAGTAAATTTCATGCGGTTTACCTATTTGTTGAATGATTCCGTTTTTCAAAACAGCAATTCGATCTGAAACAGCAAGCGCCTCTTCCTGATCATGTGTTACGTAGACAGTTGTAATATTGAGTCGCTTCTGCAACTCA
Proteins encoded:
- a CDS encoding sporulation initiation factor Spo0A C-terminal domain-containing protein, with the protein product MEVNKAVEEKIGKTFKRIQKAIDYNDHEYIVELISDLAEYSYFEGFKRKEIKGTNEQKKPKRSNNNANRNIEINPKVSSIVRELGVPDHIKGSNYIKEAITLVHQEPSLLSRLTKDLYPHIAEKNNTTASRVERSIRHAIEVSWKRGSGDSIFTILGYDINEIRSKPTNSEYIHLVTEYIRRTSDEDGGEQQKESLEKDQKGVSIEDILVESNPQSKLEIEGN
- a CDS encoding phospholipase translates to MPGYNWCGPGCNGPGAPINDVDAACKAHDDCYRRGRHACECDYEFLERLRPKINPCTQKGRHARLLYNYMRLQSRITCRFFNRDDNHSNY
- a CDS encoding ABC transporter substrate-binding protein; the protein is MKKIFLVISIGILFLCVFFLYSLKPENTIDQEIVNNDQITLWLYSHELIELAKQFEKENPAVKVITKLVKNPNILVEELYAAQSAGNPPDYAEIPSWYGIFPLIESGAIVPVTDYLSPEYEKELPAAIKKRFQYADDLWAMPISYEVPLLFVNEALLSKSQLAVDFLDSFPAVFELARELSGSTNHKFKWIVNADNLYPWYLMNIDTQRSVMNASALIEDNEAFLFHQNHLALTDFINGEGGILLSSSNKLQLIEKLIGSKFKWQVMPFPIETKKLIPNGNGLIVFKKNDQSTEYKKRFLQYIQEKEHLNTFAVANSTIPANINIIQSESYQRHYRHFPYYQKIVLESLEASGHLLKREDEAEWKQLIRANENRE
- a CDS encoding iron ABC transporter permease, translating into MEKQVRKSRKNKIFRWDFWNLVTILAFLFVLLFLVYPLFNIFVNSFYQDGSFTLETYKDFFTLKYYYGALTNSLFVCTLATIFAICIGLPMAYIMARFDIPFKKTIHILIILTLLSPPFIGAYSWILMLGNNGFLTQFFHGIGLNTKSIYGLHGMIWVFTIQFYPHIYLYVSGALKTIDSSLEEASESLGSTRWGKMRTVTIPLIFPTLSTGALMVFMASFADFGTPMLMGQGIKVLPILAYEQFISEMGSNPAMASTLSMILLTVSTSILFLQRYLVSRKTFTMSSMRPPALIKLKPLQKFFALLYVGIVVGVSIIPQATVITTSFLKTNGPVFMNQFSLDSYREVLYRVPKAIVNTFTYASVAIALMVIAGLLLSYVVVRRSSKITALLDTLIMIPYVIPGTVLGISLIIAFNKPPFALTGTWIILVIAYFIRKLPYTMRSSTAILHQIDKSVEEASISLGVPPMKTFFKTTAVLMLPGVLSGAILSWVTTINELSSTIVLYAGATATITVAIYSEVFTANFGTAAALATILSLSTIVSLIIVTIISGKKGIPI
- a CDS encoding ABC transporter ATP-binding protein; translated protein: MTDVRIDGVTKYFGDMKAVNNADIHIQEGEFFTLLGPSGCGKTTLLRALAGFYRQDEGDIYFGETCINDLPAHDRNIGMVFQSYAIFPHMSVFDNVAYGLKARKIKKAEIQRRVMEALEMVELTQFKDRQPAQMSGGQQQRIALARAVVIHPGLLLMDEPLSNLDAKLRLKMRSDIRELQKRLNITTVYVTHDQEEALAVSDRIAVLKNGIIQQIGKPHEIYLRPQNKFVANFIGSTNFLEAELTKASTIRVEGVDYPIVLDKPYVGKVIFSVRPEQIIIKKSAKQQENMFIRGTVKEAVFLGEKVEYSVELASGKMISIHEHAVSYRDLMNLGDAIELYLNPEEAIIYSEDGEEALNLHGKTSA